Proteins encoded in a region of the Prunus persica cultivar Lovell chromosome G4, Prunus_persica_NCBIv2, whole genome shotgun sequence genome:
- the LOC18778786 gene encoding uncharacterized protein At5g64816: MVEVWWSLLAAIPAVVAGQAIRVKKRRAEEERIKSARGREKSSDEIFVCERVCTSKRMLKKVGAFSKDPIPDTCVTVCGVSELDACADACARTVCVNQHQVPNWNDICLRRCQSECLKLSSSSSL; this comes from the coding sequence ATGGTGGAAGTGTGGTGGTCCCTGTTAGCCGCTATCCCTGCAGTGGTTGCAGGACAAGCAATTCGAGTGAAGAAAAGGCGTGCGGAAGAGGAGAGAATAAAGAGTGCTAGAGGGAGGGAGAAGAGTTCCGatgaaatttttgtatgtGAGAGGGTGTGCACATCGAAGAGAATGCTGAAAAAGGTTGGTGCATTCTCAAAGGACCCAATTCCTGATACTTGTGTCACTGTCTGCGGTGTATCTGAGCTCGATGCCTGCGCGGATGCATGCGCGCGGACGGTTTGTGTAAACCAGCATCAAGTACCAAACTGGAATGACATCTGCCTTAGAAGATGCCAGAGTGAATGCTTGAAACTCTCATCCTCAAGTTCTCtttaa
- the LOC18778993 gene encoding uncharacterized protein LOC18778993 isoform X1 has product MSNIITKTAYWVLVLLVIIVQVRGRYFRLVSDGETDHHHHPHNQNQSSSSSLLLFKGIDSAEEETCEQLYGFLPCSNSVYGQVFLMVVYEFLLFHGESYLAAGGEQIFQILGPGVFGASAFHVLGALPESLLLLASGLFNSKDIAAEYVYTGVGLLAGTSILLLTILWGTCVIVGSQDFPNELSSDSEASKDSISSPPLSWKRLPASLTGCGITTDVETSRLARIMICSGAPFLIMQIANIFQSSSKERIAILIALCVSVFFLLLYFIYQIFQPWVQKRRLEFVKHGHLVSSILQHVQKHALGRLLTVQGAPNLYAIRRLFEEVDEDGDNYISLSEVKELLLEIKFISTEDDKDKGTAEVMKQFDLDRDGKITKDEFINGFTKWIDEVKAVHKQHTQRSLENIYEVFQPWIENRRREREMKKNLMSEVLRHVQSNSLGSILTEDGMPDIPNIRRLFEKIDLDGNNNISQAELKELIADIKFGKIPGDMDESVVKLIEELDTNGDKMISEEEFVTGLTKWINKSNGTQPPSSSRESEDDIYQRTWEETDRLVDEEKGEGGSSVDKSIWAWLKAITYLVLGFVVLAVLAEPLIDSVQAFSEAAGIPSFCVAFVLVPLATNARQATSAIKAASRKTPRTTSLTFSEIYGGVFMNNVLGVSVLLAIIYAREMTWEFSAELLVVLIVCTVMGIIASFVSTFSLWTAFLTYLLYPVSLLLVYLLNDVLKYT; this is encoded by the exons ATGAGCAACATCATCACCAAAACTGCATACTGGGTTTTGGTTCTTCTTGTTATAATAGTCCAAGTCCGAGGCCGTTATTTTAGATTGGTTTCAGATGGTGAAAcagatcatcatcatcatcctcataatcaaaatcaaagcagcagcagctccCTGTTGCTTTTCAAAGGAATTGATTCTGCAGAAGAGGAGACATGTGAGCAGCTTTATGGGTTCTTGCCATGCTCCAACAGTGTGTATGGGCAAGTGTTTCTGATGGTGGTTTATGAGTTCTTGCTGTTTCATGGAGAGTCTTATTTGGCTGCTGGGGGTGAGCAGATTTTCCAGATTTTGGGTCCTGGTGTCTTTGGTGCCAGTGCATTTCATGTCCTTGGTGCCCTTCCTGAGTCTCTTTTACTTCTTG CTTCTGGACTTTTTAACTCCAAGGACATTGCTGCGGAATATGTGTATACTGGAGTTGGGTTGTTGGCTGGAACATCAATTTTGCTCTTAACAATACTTTGGGGGACTTGTGTAATTGTCGGCAGCCAAGACTTTCCAAATGAACTCAGCTCTGACTCTGAGGCTTCCAAGgattcaatttcctctccaccTTTATCATGGAAAAGACTACCTGCATCCTTGACAG GTTGTGGTATTACTACGGATGTAGAGACCAGCCGCCTTGCAAGGATTATGATTTGTTCAGGAGCACCATTTCTTATAATGCAAATTGCAAATATCTTCCAATCTTCTTCCAAGGAACGCATTGCCATCTTGATTGCTCTCTGTGTTTctgttttcttccttttattgtactttatttATCAG ATCTTCCAGCCCTGGGTTCAAAAAAGAAGATTAGAGTTTGTCAAACATGGGCATTTGGTGTCAAGCATTTTACAGCATGTACAAAAACATGCACTAGGGAGACTCCTCACTGTCCAAGGGGCACCGAATTTATATGCTATCAGAAG GCTATTTGAGGAAGTGGATGAAGATGGTGACAATTATATATCACTTTCTGAAGTGAAAGAACTTCTCcttgaaatcaaattcatatcaACAGAAGACGATAAGGATAAAGGAACAGCAGAAGTGATGAAACAGTTTGACCTGGATCGTGATGGGAAAATCACTAAAGATGaattcatcaatggcttcacAAAGTGGATTGATGAGGTCAAGGCAGTGCATAAACAACATACCCAAAGATCGTTGGAGAACATATATGAG GTCTTTCAACCTTGGATTGAAAATAGGAGAAGAGAACGtgaaatgaagaagaatctaATGTCAGAAGTACTAAGACATGTCCAAAGCAATTCACTTGGAAGCATTCTCACAGAAGATGGCATGCCTGATATACCAAATATTAGAAG GTTGTTTGAAAAGATTGATCTTGAtggaaataataatatatcgCAAGCAGAACTAAAAGAACTGATCGCGGATATCAAGTTTGGTAAGATTCCAGGGGACATGGATGAATCAGTTGTGAAATTGATAGAAGAACTTGACACAAATGGAGACAAAATGATCAGTGAGGAAGAATTTGTTACTGGATTAACAAAATGGATAAATAAATCCAATGGTACTCAACCCCCCTCCTCGTCGCGTGAATCTGAAGACGATATCTATCAA AGAACTTGGGAAGAAACAGATAGGTTGGTGGATGAAGAGAAAGGCGAAGGTGGATCATCTGTAGACAAGTCCATATGGGCTTGGTTGAAGGCCATAACGTATTTGGTGCTTGGATTTGTTGTTTTAGCAGTTCTAGCAGAGCCTCTTATAGATAGTGTTCAGGCTTTTTCCGAAGCTGCAGGTATTCCTTCTTTCTGTGTAGCATTTGTGCTTGTCCCCTTGGCAACAAATGCTAGGCAAGCCACTTCAGCAATTAAAGCAGCTTCTAGAAAAACACCAAGAACCACTTCTTTGACATTTTCTGAG ATTTATGGTGGAGTTTTTATGAACAATGTGCTGGGAGTTTCTGTGCTTCTAGCAATAATTTATGCTCGTGAAATGACATGGGAATTTTCTGCTGAATTATTGGTGGTTCTAATTGTCTGCACTGTAATGGGTATCATTGCAAGTTTTGTTTCAACCTTTTCTCTCTGGACAGCCTTCTTGACCTACCTGCTATACCCTGTTTCGTTGCTTTTAGTCTATCTTCTCAATGACGTTCTCAAATATACTTGA
- the LOC18778993 gene encoding uncharacterized protein LOC18778993 isoform X2, whose product MSNIITKTAYWVLVLLVIIVQVRGRYFRLVSDGETDHHHHPHNQNQSSSSSLLLFKGIDSAEEETCEQLYGFLPCSNSVYGQVFLMVVYEFLLFHGESYLAAGGEQIFQILGPGVFGASAFHVLGALPESLLLLASGLFNSKDIAAEYVYTGVGLLAGTSILLLTILWGTCVIVGSQDFPNELSSDSEASKDSISSPPLSWKRLPASLTGCGITTDVETSRLARIMICSGAPFLIMQIANIFQSSSKERIAILIALCVSVFFLLLYFIYQIFQPWVQKRRLEFVKHGHLVSSILQHVQKHALGRLLTVQGAPNLYAIRRLFEEVDEDGDNYISLSEVKELLLEIKFISTEDDKDKGTAEVMKQFDLDRDGKITKDEFINGFTKWIDEVKAVHKQHTQRSLENIYEVFQPWIENRRREREMKKNLMSEVLRHVQSNSLGSILTEDGMPDIPNIRRLFEKIDLDGNNNISQAELKELIADIKFGKIPGDMDESVVKLIEELDTNGDKMISEEEFVTGLTKWINKSNGTQPPSSSRESEDDIYQRTWEETDRLVDEEKGEGGSSVDKSIWAWLKAITYLVLGFVVLAVLAEPLIDSVQAFSEAADLWWSFYEQCAGSFCASSNNLCS is encoded by the exons ATGAGCAACATCATCACCAAAACTGCATACTGGGTTTTGGTTCTTCTTGTTATAATAGTCCAAGTCCGAGGCCGTTATTTTAGATTGGTTTCAGATGGTGAAAcagatcatcatcatcatcctcataatcaaaatcaaagcagcagcagctccCTGTTGCTTTTCAAAGGAATTGATTCTGCAGAAGAGGAGACATGTGAGCAGCTTTATGGGTTCTTGCCATGCTCCAACAGTGTGTATGGGCAAGTGTTTCTGATGGTGGTTTATGAGTTCTTGCTGTTTCATGGAGAGTCTTATTTGGCTGCTGGGGGTGAGCAGATTTTCCAGATTTTGGGTCCTGGTGTCTTTGGTGCCAGTGCATTTCATGTCCTTGGTGCCCTTCCTGAGTCTCTTTTACTTCTTG CTTCTGGACTTTTTAACTCCAAGGACATTGCTGCGGAATATGTGTATACTGGAGTTGGGTTGTTGGCTGGAACATCAATTTTGCTCTTAACAATACTTTGGGGGACTTGTGTAATTGTCGGCAGCCAAGACTTTCCAAATGAACTCAGCTCTGACTCTGAGGCTTCCAAGgattcaatttcctctccaccTTTATCATGGAAAAGACTACCTGCATCCTTGACAG GTTGTGGTATTACTACGGATGTAGAGACCAGCCGCCTTGCAAGGATTATGATTTGTTCAGGAGCACCATTTCTTATAATGCAAATTGCAAATATCTTCCAATCTTCTTCCAAGGAACGCATTGCCATCTTGATTGCTCTCTGTGTTTctgttttcttccttttattgtactttatttATCAG ATCTTCCAGCCCTGGGTTCAAAAAAGAAGATTAGAGTTTGTCAAACATGGGCATTTGGTGTCAAGCATTTTACAGCATGTACAAAAACATGCACTAGGGAGACTCCTCACTGTCCAAGGGGCACCGAATTTATATGCTATCAGAAG GCTATTTGAGGAAGTGGATGAAGATGGTGACAATTATATATCACTTTCTGAAGTGAAAGAACTTCTCcttgaaatcaaattcatatcaACAGAAGACGATAAGGATAAAGGAACAGCAGAAGTGATGAAACAGTTTGACCTGGATCGTGATGGGAAAATCACTAAAGATGaattcatcaatggcttcacAAAGTGGATTGATGAGGTCAAGGCAGTGCATAAACAACATACCCAAAGATCGTTGGAGAACATATATGAG GTCTTTCAACCTTGGATTGAAAATAGGAGAAGAGAACGtgaaatgaagaagaatctaATGTCAGAAGTACTAAGACATGTCCAAAGCAATTCACTTGGAAGCATTCTCACAGAAGATGGCATGCCTGATATACCAAATATTAGAAG GTTGTTTGAAAAGATTGATCTTGAtggaaataataatatatcgCAAGCAGAACTAAAAGAACTGATCGCGGATATCAAGTTTGGTAAGATTCCAGGGGACATGGATGAATCAGTTGTGAAATTGATAGAAGAACTTGACACAAATGGAGACAAAATGATCAGTGAGGAAGAATTTGTTACTGGATTAACAAAATGGATAAATAAATCCAATGGTACTCAACCCCCCTCCTCGTCGCGTGAATCTGAAGACGATATCTATCAA AGAACTTGGGAAGAAACAGATAGGTTGGTGGATGAAGAGAAAGGCGAAGGTGGATCATCTGTAGACAAGTCCATATGGGCTTGGTTGAAGGCCATAACGTATTTGGTGCTTGGATTTGTTGTTTTAGCAGTTCTAGCAGAGCCTCTTATAGATAGTGTTCAGGCTTTTTCCGAAGCTGCAG ATTTATGGTGGAGTTTTTATGAACAATGTGCTGGGAGTTTCTGTGCTTCTAGCAATAATTTATGCTCGTGA